In Nostoc piscinale CENA21, the genomic stretch TTTGTTAGTTTTGACAATTTTGGGACGTACCTGGGAAGATATTGGACAAATTTTATTTACCGCTCTGATTGTGGCAATGGTGACGCTGATTGGGACTTTAGGTGTATATGCTGGTGTGAATACATCACAAACACCTGGTTCAACCACAGGACAAGAAAGAATTTCCTTCATCCCTTCACCATCACAAACGCCTAACCCTGAATATGGTTGGGAAATCACCACAAAATCTGGAGAAGCAGAAATCGCCCTAGCCAAACATCTTGTCCAGGCAGGTGCAAAAGAATATGTTGCCTACTGGTGCCCTCATTGCCACGAACAAAAGCTAATTTTTGGGAAAGAAGCTTACCAAATCATTAACGATAATATTAAGGTAGAGTGTGCAGGTGACAGTCCTAAAGGTAAACCAGAATTGTGCCGAGCTGCAAATGTCCAAGCTTTCCCGACCTGGATTATTAATGGTCAAACTTATAGTGGAGTCCAAAACCTCACAGAACTAGCCAAGATTACCAATATACCGGCCCAACAAATTTTAAGTATTTTAAGTAATCAATGTCAGCGCAATTGTTTTTCTAAATTAGTTCTCACCTTTGCTAGTCAACTGGCTGAATATCGCAATCATATTCCCAGTTGACTTATTTTTTTGCAAATTTTGTTTTTCAGCGTTAGTATAAGTGACAACAAATTATAAAAATCCTTCATCTGCTGGTTCTCATAATCCAAATCAAGTATTTGTCACTTTTTAGGCAACGAAAATATACTTTTGTTATTAGCAATCAATATTTATACTGCACCTGTTTCTTTTTGATACAGAAATACTGGTTAATCTTTGTTTAATCATCAGTCATTATGAGTTCTTTTTTGTTAACACTATTTCAAATTATTTGGTGGAACATAACAATACTGATAAAATTTTTGACAATCAGCACTGGATTATCTTCAGGATATTTACTGAGTGTTGGCTAGTTTTTGATATCTGTGCCAATTAAAAATACTTCTCCCTACTAGGTAATTGGGAATGAATAAGCAGCTAGACAAGCATTTTGTCAGGTTATTTTTAAATTGGAACCTGCAACAGTCACCTGAGCGAAAATATAAAGAATTAGTCGTTGCTGGTATTGTGGCAATCGGCATTATAATTTTGCGCTTCATAGGAGTGTTTCAATCCTTAGAGTTAGCAGGATTGGATCAATTTTTTCGCTTACGTGCAACCGAAGAACCAGAAGAACGCATCACGATTGTAGCGATTGATGAAGATTCTTTGCGGCGAGTGGGTTCTTGGCCGATTCCTGATGGTGTGATTGCTGATTTATTGAAGAAATTACAAGTACATCAACCTCGCGCTATTGGCTTAGATATTTATCGGGATTTAGCAGTCAATCCAGGACACCAAGAACTAGTTAATCTTTATAGTTCAATGCCAAATTTAATTGGTATTCAACTATTAACACCAAACCGAGATATGCGTGTTTTGCCACCTCTAGAACTGAATCCGAAGCAAGTTGGTTTTAATAATTTACTGTACGACCATGATGGCAAAGTCCGGCGAAATTTGTTGTATCTCCACATGAATAATCAACACTATGAAAGTTTTGCCTTAAAGTTAGCATTACTCTATTTGCAAGATCAAAAAATTACACCACAAAAAGCTGCTAAAAATAGTGATTATGTCCGATTAGGTAAGGCTATATTTACCCGTTTTCAAGCGAATGATGGTGGTTATGTGAGGGCTGATGATCGAGGCTATCAAATTTTAGCAAACTTCCCTAAACCATCATGTAGAAAAATGGCTAGTGAGTTATGTAATTTCCGTCAAATCTCAATGAGTGATGTCTTGGATGGCAAAGTTCCCATTAGTTGGATACGCGATCGCATTGTATTGATTGGTTCAACTGCTCCCAGTTTGCAAGATTTTGCATTTATTCCCTACTCTAGCCAAATGCTGGGTACAGCCAAGCCGGTAGCGGGGATTGAACTGCAAGCTTATTTTGTGAGTGAGTTAATTTCTTCTGCTTTGGCAGGACGACCATCATTAAGAGTTTGGGCAAAAGTATGGGAGTGTTTATGGATTTTTTCCTGGTCTTATTTGGGTTCGTTAATTATTTGGCAGGTTAAAACTTTTAGTAAAAGTATTCCCAGCCTTTTATTATCTTTATTCATACTTTTTTTGTGTAGTTATGTAGCTTTTTTACTGGGGTGGTGGCTACCATTAATCCCAGCAACTCTTGGCTTTAGTAGCGCCTCAATTTGGATGATTATTCATATTGCATATATGCAGGAAGAATTGAAACGCTCTAAGGAATTTTTGCATCAAGTCATCAATTCCATTCCTGATCCCATTTTTGTCAAAAATGAAAAACATCAATGGATTGTTTTAAATGATGCTTACTGTCAATTCATTGGTTATCCTGATAGCTTGTTGCTGGAAAAGTCATATTATGAATTTTTCCCTCGCCATGAAGCTGATGTTTTTAGAGAACAAGATAATTTAGTATTTCTCACCCAAAAACCGCGCGAAAATGAAGAAGAATTTACTGATGCTGCGGGTCAAACCCATTTAATTGCCACGAAGCGATCGCTCCACAAAGATGCGGCTGGTAATTTTTTCTTAGTAGGAGTGATTCGAGATATTACCCAGCGCAAGTTGATGGAAGAAGAACTACGACGCACTGCGGCTGAGTTATTTCGCTCGAATACGGAATTAAAACTCAAAGAAGACCATTTACGGTATCTGGCTTATCATGATCCCCTGACAGGCTTATCGAATCGCAAATTCTTTATAGAACAATTTCATGAATCTTTACAGTGGTCGCAAAACAACAATTTGTTGCTGGGACTGTTGTTTATTGATTTGGATGGCTTTAAACATATTAACGATACTTTGGGGCATGATATGGGCGATCGCTTGTTAGTGATTGTTTCCCAAAGACTCAGTAATTGTTTGCGCGGCAGTGATACTGTTTCCCGTCTAGGTGGTGATGAATTTACAGTCATTCTCCGCGCAATTCCTGAAGTTCAAGTGGCGGCTAGAGTTGCAGAAAAAATTCTCGCCAGCCTAACCGAGCCAATTGTGCTATCAGGATACACTACTAAAATTTCTGCCAGTATTGGCATCAGTGTTTATCCGATAAATAGTCAAGATGCAGAAACCCTGATTAAACAAGCCGATTCAGCTATGTACCGTGCTAAACACTTAGGTAAAAACCGATATGAGTTGACTTGATTGGTCAGCAAATATTAAAAAAATCAGTAATTTTTACAATAGACAATAGTCTCAGCCGTTGTGACAAATGGCTGAATGTTTTACGTCTGGATTTTTATAGTACAATTGAACTATACTGACCATGTAACGATTTATTGTATTGTGATTTATTTAGTCTAAAAATTTATATATGAGTAACACTACTTAAACTAATTTTGAATTATACTTAGTTTCATAAATTAAATTTTGATAAAGAAATCACGAAATGAGCCATTTTTGTA encodes the following:
- a CDS encoding CHASE2 domain-containing protein, which translates into the protein MNKQLDKHFVRLFLNWNLQQSPERKYKELVVAGIVAIGIIILRFIGVFQSLELAGLDQFFRLRATEEPEERITIVAIDEDSLRRVGSWPIPDGVIADLLKKLQVHQPRAIGLDIYRDLAVNPGHQELVNLYSSMPNLIGIQLLTPNRDMRVLPPLELNPKQVGFNNLLYDHDGKVRRNLLYLHMNNQHYESFALKLALLYLQDQKITPQKAAKNSDYVRLGKAIFTRFQANDGGYVRADDRGYQILANFPKPSCRKMASELCNFRQISMSDVLDGKVPISWIRDRIVLIGSTAPSLQDFAFIPYSSQMLGTAKPVAGIELQAYFVSELISSALAGRPSLRVWAKVWECLWIFSWSYLGSLIIWQVKTFSKSIPSLLLSLFILFLCSYVAFLLGWWLPLIPATLGFSSASIWMIIHIAYMQEELKRSKEFLHQVINSIPDPIFVKNEKHQWIVLNDAYCQFIGYPDSLLLEKSYYEFFPRHEADVFREQDNLVFLTQKPRENEEEFTDAAGQTHLIATKRSLHKDAAGNFFLVGVIRDITQRKLMEEELRRTAAELFRSNTELKLKEDHLRYLAYHDPLTGLSNRKFFIEQFHESLQWSQNNNLLLGLLFIDLDGFKHINDTLGHDMGDRLLVIVSQRLSNCLRGSDTVSRLGGDEFTVILRAIPEVQVAARVAEKILASLTEPIVLSGYTTKISASIGISVYPINSQDAETLIKQADSAMYRAKHLGKNRYELT